From one Mesomycoplasma ovipneumoniae genomic stretch:
- a CDS encoding transketolase: MTNDTKITNAAELESKEKVDKFKKKFKYLEELSVNSLRIHSNEAINRANSGHPGVAISASKMIYALFRDHINFDLSDPNWINRDRFVLSAGHASSLYYSLLYSLGLLKKEDLENFRQKNSKTPGHPEYGHTVGIEATTGPLGQGIAMAVGLALAQSHLNAKFKEINHYTYVICGDGDLQEGISYESLSLAGHLKLKNFIVLYDSNDIQLDSPVSVVFSENMKQRIESQGLFYQLVPKDDVKLISKAISKAKASQRPSFIEIKTVIGQGSSKQNTTEVHGAPLGGDIVNLKKNLKWKHKEDFYLDPEVSQHWQKTLVKRTRAKKEAFKISPELEEFLQKGQNINLEIDLDLPKNQATRATSSLILDHISKKVPYWIGGSADLSVSTKAKGSDGYFSDQNYQGRNLMFGVREFAMSAIANGIALHSVLRPFVSTFFVFADYLKPALRLSSLMKLPVTYIFTHDSLMVGEDGPTHQPIEQLAMLRSVPNFAVYRPGDENELKGAYELALENKDKPCAIILTRQNIKSFAESKDNFKLGAYLAQKGKSKWAIIATGSELGLAKEVAQELDLNLISLSNWQNTPIWDPNFAISLELASTFGWKAHAKYNFGHDTFGMSAPAEDILDEIGFRSKDLVEKIKKIID; the protein is encoded by the coding sequence ATGACTAACGACACTAAAATAACTAATGCAGCAGAATTGGAATCTAAAGAAAAAGTTGATAAATTCAAAAAAAAGTTTAAATATCTTGAAGAATTAAGTGTAAATTCTCTAAGAATTCACAGTAACGAAGCAATAAATAGGGCAAATTCTGGTCATCCTGGTGTTGCAATTAGTGCTTCAAAAATGATTTATGCACTTTTTCGTGATCATATAAATTTTGACCTCAGTGATCCAAACTGAATTAATCGCGACCGTTTTGTTTTGTCTGCAGGTCATGCATCTTCGCTTTATTATTCACTTTTATATAGTTTAGGTTTGCTAAAAAAAGAAGATCTTGAGAATTTTCGGCAAAAAAATTCAAAAACACCTGGACATCCAGAATATGGTCACACTGTTGGAATTGAGGCAACAACTGGCCCGCTTGGTCAAGGAATTGCAATGGCTGTTGGACTTGCCCTTGCTCAGTCACATTTAAATGCAAAATTCAAAGAAATTAACCACTACACCTATGTAATTTGCGGGGATGGCGACCTTCAAGAGGGAATTTCCTATGAGTCACTTTCACTAGCTGGACATTTAAAACTTAAAAATTTCATTGTTTTGTATGACTCAAATGATATTCAACTTGACTCACCTGTAAGTGTTGTTTTTAGCGAAAATATGAAACAACGAATTGAATCTCAAGGTTTATTTTACCAATTGGTGCCAAAAGATGATGTAAAATTGATCTCCAAAGCAATTTCTAAGGCAAAAGCTTCCCAAAGACCAAGTTTTATTGAAATCAAAACTGTTATTGGTCAAGGTTCGTCTAAACAAAACACTACCGAAGTTCACGGCGCTCCACTAGGAGGTGACATTGTTAATTTAAAGAAAAATCTTAAATGAAAACACAAAGAAGATTTTTATCTTGACCCAGAAGTTAGTCAGCACTGGCAAAAAACACTTGTAAAAAGGACCCGGGCTAAAAAAGAAGCTTTTAAAATTTCGCCAGAACTTGAAGAATTTTTACAAAAAGGCCAAAATATTAATTTAGAAATTGACTTAGACCTTCCTAAAAACCAGGCAACCCGGGCAACATCGTCTTTAATTCTCGACCATATTTCCAAAAAAGTTCCTTATTGAATCGGAGGATCAGCTGATTTATCAGTTTCAACAAAAGCAAAAGGTTCAGATGGTTATTTTAGTGACCAAAATTATCAAGGTCGAAACTTAATGTTTGGTGTTCGCGAATTTGCAATGAGTGCAATTGCAAATGGAATTGCGCTTCATTCAGTTTTACGTCCTTTTGTTTCAACATTTTTTGTCTTTGCTGACTATTTAAAGCCTGCCTTAAGACTCTCATCATTAATGAAATTGCCAGTAACTTACATTTTTACTCATGACTCACTAATGGTTGGCGAAGATGGACCGACTCACCAGCCAATTGAACAACTTGCAATGCTTAGATCAGTTCCTAATTTTGCTGTCTATCGTCCTGGTGATGAAAATGAACTAAAAGGAGCCTACGAACTTGCTCTTGAAAACAAAGATAAACCTTGTGCAATAATTTTAACTCGCCAAAATATCAAATCATTTGCTGAATCAAAAGATAATTTCAAACTTGGAGCCTACTTAGCTCAAAAAGGCAAATCAAAATGAGCAATTATTGCCACCGGTAGCGAGTTAGGGCTAGCAAAAGAAGTCGCTCAAGAATTAGACCTCAATTTAATATCCTTATCAAATTGACAAAACACACCAATTTGAGATCCAAATTTTGCAATTTCACTTGAATTAGCTTCTACTTTTGGTTGAAAAGCACATGCAAAATATAATTTTGGTCATGATACCTTTGGAATGTCAGCCCCAGCAGAAGACATTCTTGATGAAATTGGCTTTCGAAGTAAAGATCTTGTTGAAAAAAT
- the efp gene encoding elongation factor P → MINVNEFRPGITFEFEGEIFVVISAQHSKQGRGQANVKAKVKNLRSGATTIKTFSGGERVQKARIDKITMVFLYNEGQNSVLMDDSTYEQISIDNEKIAWELNFLSEGVKVKLRKFNDEILDIELPPKIELKVASTFDAVKGNTTTNPTKRATLETGFEIDVPLFIKEDEIIVVSTEEGKYVSRGGQ, encoded by the coding sequence ATGATTAATGTTAATGAATTTCGACCTGGAATCACCTTTGAATTTGAAGGTGAAATTTTTGTTGTAATTTCAGCTCAACATTCAAAACAAGGTCGCGGACAAGCGAACGTAAAAGCGAAAGTTAAAAATCTTCGCTCAGGAGCTACCACTATCAAAACATTTTCAGGTGGTGAAAGAGTCCAAAAAGCTCGTATTGACAAAATTACAATGGTTTTTCTATATAATGAAGGTCAAAATAGTGTTTTAATGGATGATTCAACTTATGAGCAAATTAGTATTGATAATGAAAAAATAGCCTGAGAACTCAATTTTTTATCTGAAGGTGTTAAGGTAAAATTGCGTAAATTTAATGATGAAATTTTAGATATTGAACTTCCGCCAAAAATTGAATTAAAAGTTGCCTCAACATTTGATGCCGTAAAAGGTAATACAACAACAAATCCAACAAAAAGGGCAACATTAGAAACTGGTTTTGAAATTGATGTTCCTTTATTTATTAAAGAAGACGAAATTATCGTTGTCTCAACTGAAGAAGGAAAATATGTTTCAAGAGGAGGACAATAA
- a CDS encoding DUF3137 domain-containing protein, whose translation MKIISDYFKFEDYKNKAKEEFLPKLDEIVKKKHSKTVEKLAKLQSVAKTLNIVLSISSVLTTIAIIVHLTYYKNFTGVLFVAIPGIIAIASTYYLRLKKKQIRSITDEISKDVVDSFKPEVAYKAAFSILDKGMDYLGFNDQISNNILISRNEISDLTPAEIIGSSKAWISEVRPLKELLIDEKFHVSFTNVHWQWEERKNKETVTRESFTGILKIDTSMLGEKAFDFKLLKPRGWFSQKDKIKLENEEFNQIFNPESNDRLKIRKMYTPLAMELSLKRYFDRDGVKVLDVTIESSGNAIYFTYKCDWNFMYVDFPTYIKTPDDFINHIFNNFLLDTYSLYYLLCLIYATLYLE comes from the coding sequence ATGAAAATAATAAGTGATTATTTTAAATTTGAAGACTATAAAAACAAGGCAAAAGAGGAATTTCTTCCCAAATTAGACGAAATTGTCAAGAAAAAACATTCAAAGACTGTTGAAAAGCTTGCTAAATTACAAAGTGTGGCTAAAACACTTAATATTGTCTTGTCAATTTCATCCGTTTTAACTACGATTGCTATTATTGTTCATCTCACTTACTATAAAAATTTTACTGGCGTGCTTTTTGTAGCTATTCCCGGAATAATTGCAATTGCTTCTACTTATTACTTAAGACTCAAAAAAAAGCAAATTAGATCAATCACAGATGAAATTTCAAAAGACGTCGTAGATAGTTTTAAGCCAGAAGTTGCTTACAAAGCTGCCTTTTCAATTTTAGATAAAGGAATGGATTATTTAGGTTTTAATGACCAAATTAGCAACAACATTCTAATTTCAAGAAATGAAATTAGCGATCTTACTCCTGCTGAAATCATTGGCTCATCAAAGGCCTGAATTAGTGAAGTTAGACCTCTGAAAGAATTATTAATTGATGAAAAATTCCATGTTAGTTTTACAAATGTCCATTGACAATGAGAAGAAAGAAAAAACAAAGAAACTGTGACAAGAGAAAGTTTTACTGGAATTTTAAAAATTGATACTTCAATGTTAGGTGAAAAGGCATTCGATTTTAAACTTCTAAAACCAAGGGGATGATTTTCTCAAAAAGACAAAATCAAACTTGAAAACGAAGAATTTAACCAGATTTTTAATCCAGAATCAAATGACAGATTGAAAATCAGAAAAATGTATACGCCTCTTGCAATGGAACTTTCACTAAAAAGATATTTTGACCGTGATGGCGTTAAAGTTTTGGATGTTACTATTGAATCTTCAGGAAATGCGATCTATTTTACTTACAAATGTGACTGAAATTTTATGTATGTTGATTTTCCAACATACATAAAAACTCCAGATGACTTTATTAATCACATTTTCAACAATTTTTTGCTTGACACCTACAGTTTGTATTATCTTTTGTGTCTTATTTATGCTACTTTGTATTTGGAGTAG